The Rhodococcus triatomae genome includes a window with the following:
- a CDS encoding GTP pyrophosphokinase, with amino-acid sequence MMSYEFGVAEMLTKINILREEFTHIHRYSPIEHVSSRVKSAESILRKVQRKDVPFTLDGIREGIQDIAGIRITCSFISDTYRLAEMIGGQSDVTVLETKDYIARPKPNGYQSLHLIVEVPVFLTDRVQPVRIELQIRTIAMDFWASLEHKIYYKYDRNIPERLLDELTEAATAATMLDQKMERLHTEVEQWKGTTGGTTDRFDIPVPAELVELLARHRPIIDGKNGDGRIGGQ; translated from the coding sequence ATGATGTCGTACGAGTTCGGTGTCGCGGAGATGCTCACCAAGATCAACATCCTGCGCGAGGAGTTCACCCACATCCATCGGTACAGCCCGATCGAACACGTGAGTTCCCGGGTCAAGTCGGCCGAGAGCATCCTGCGCAAGGTGCAGCGCAAGGACGTGCCGTTCACCCTCGACGGTATCCGTGAGGGCATCCAGGACATCGCGGGTATCCGAATCACGTGCAGCTTCATCTCGGACACCTACCGGCTCGCGGAGATGATCGGCGGCCAGTCCGACGTCACGGTGCTGGAGACGAAGGACTACATCGCCCGCCCCAAACCCAACGGCTACCAGAGCCTGCACTTGATCGTGGAGGTGCCGGTGTTCCTCACCGACCGAGTCCAGCCGGTACGCATCGAGTTGCAGATCCGCACCATCGCGATGGACTTCTGGGCCAGTCTCGAGCACAAGATCTACTACAAGTACGACCGCAACATTCCCGAGCGGTTGCTCGACGAGCTCACCGAGGCCGCGACGGCGGCGACGATGCTCGATCAGAAGATGGAGCGGTTGCACACCGAGGTGGAGCAGTGGAAGGGGACGACCGGCGGTACGACCGACCGATTCGACATCCCGGTGCCGGCGGAATTGGTGGAGTTGCTGGCGCGGCACCGGCCGATCATCGACGGGAAGAACGGTGACGGGAGAATCGGGGGACAGTGA
- a CDS encoding phosphoketolase family protein, translated as MADQLTADSEYTDAELELDLRWWAAANYLTVAQIYLQDNSLLREPLRPEHIKPRLLGHWGTSPGLSMIYTLLNRHIRRTGSDWLYLTGPGHGGPALVASTYLEGTYSEVYPDVSPDAAGIHRLCRQFSTPGGIPSHVSVQTPGSIHEGGELGYALAHAAGAAFDHPDLLVACVIGDGEAETGPLSGSWKLPAFLDPARDGAVVPILHLNGAKIAGPTVYGRSRDTDIEAFLTGQGWAPILVEGDDPHTVFRELESALGVAHREITRIQGAARAGETPDHYRWPAIVLRTPKGWTGPHIVDGKLVEGTFRSHQVPLSGVRTNEAHLHQLEQWLRSYGPDTLFDENGALAPELAALAPEGDKRMGSSPYANGGRLRAELPIPDLSRYEVEIEKPGAAFHETTRVLGELMRDLYRETTTEDGGGTFRLFCPDETNSNRLGAVFEATDRCWQLPTTEYDEALSPHGRVMEVLSEHLCEGWLEGYLLTGRHGIFASYEAFAMVAASMIIQHTKWLQHATELPWRAPVSSLNILLTSTCWRNDHNGFSHQGPGMIDSVTLLAPDVVRVWLPPDSNTLLSISDHCLRSTDRVNLIVVDKQPHLQYLTLAEANEHCAAGASVWQWAGTEETVGGDGPDVVLAAAGDVPTQELLAAAQLLRDWTPDLVTRVVNVVDLMGLLPPADHPHGFAEEKFAELFTEDTDVIFAFHGYSRAVHELLHGRPDPGRFHVRGFSEQGTTTTPFDMVVLNRMSRYHLVIEALRRSRRAPDGAEELAAHCRDQLERHRTYVVEHLEDMPEVRDWVWS; from the coding sequence ATGGCAGATCAGCTCACAGCGGACTCGGAGTACACCGACGCGGAACTCGAACTCGATCTGCGATGGTGGGCGGCAGCGAACTACCTGACCGTCGCGCAGATCTACCTGCAGGACAACAGCCTCCTGCGGGAGCCGTTGCGGCCCGAGCACATCAAGCCCCGGCTCCTCGGACACTGGGGAACCAGCCCCGGGCTGTCGATGATCTACACCCTCCTCAACCGGCACATCCGTCGGACCGGATCGGATTGGCTCTACCTCACCGGGCCCGGCCACGGCGGGCCGGCGCTGGTGGCGTCGACCTACCTCGAGGGGACCTACTCCGAGGTGTACCCCGACGTCTCGCCGGACGCCGCGGGCATCCACCGGCTGTGCCGGCAGTTCTCGACGCCGGGTGGAATCCCGAGCCACGTCAGCGTGCAGACGCCCGGCAGCATCCACGAGGGCGGCGAGCTCGGCTACGCACTGGCGCACGCGGCGGGCGCGGCCTTCGATCACCCGGACCTGCTGGTGGCGTGCGTCATCGGTGACGGAGAGGCCGAGACCGGCCCGCTGTCGGGCTCGTGGAAGTTGCCGGCGTTCCTCGACCCCGCGCGCGACGGGGCCGTTGTTCCGATCCTTCATCTCAACGGCGCCAAGATCGCCGGTCCCACCGTCTACGGCCGGAGCCGGGACACCGACATCGAAGCCTTCCTCACCGGCCAGGGGTGGGCACCGATCCTGGTCGAGGGCGACGACCCGCACACGGTGTTCCGCGAACTCGAGTCGGCTCTCGGCGTCGCCCACCGGGAGATCACCCGGATCCAGGGCGCCGCCCGCGCGGGGGAGACACCGGATCACTACCGCTGGCCCGCGATCGTGCTGCGCACCCCGAAGGGATGGACCGGGCCGCACATCGTCGACGGGAAGCTCGTCGAGGGGACGTTCCGGTCGCATCAGGTGCCGCTGTCCGGAGTGCGGACGAACGAGGCCCACCTGCACCAGCTGGAACAGTGGCTCCGGTCCTACGGCCCGGACACCCTGTTCGACGAGAACGGCGCTCTGGCGCCCGAGCTGGCCGCCCTGGCGCCGGAAGGCGACAAGCGCATGGGATCGTCCCCGTACGCCAACGGCGGGCGGTTGCGTGCCGAACTGCCGATCCCGGATCTGTCCCGCTACGAGGTGGAGATCGAGAAGCCGGGTGCCGCCTTCCACGAGACGACCCGTGTCCTCGGCGAACTGATGCGGGATCTCTACCGCGAGACGACGACGGAGGACGGCGGCGGAACCTTCCGGCTGTTCTGTCCCGACGAGACGAACAGCAATCGGCTCGGTGCGGTGTTCGAGGCGACGGACCGCTGCTGGCAATTGCCCACCACCGAGTACGACGAGGCGCTGTCGCCGCACGGTCGTGTCATGGAAGTGCTCAGCGAGCATCTCTGCGAGGGGTGGCTCGAGGGGTATCTGCTCACCGGTAGGCACGGGATCTTCGCGAGCTACGAGGCGTTCGCGATGGTGGCCGCGTCGATGATCATCCAGCACACCAAATGGCTCCAGCATGCCACCGAGCTGCCGTGGCGCGCCCCGGTGTCGTCGCTGAACATCCTCCTCACGAGCACCTGCTGGCGGAACGACCACAACGGGTTCAGTCACCAGGGGCCGGGCATGATCGACTCCGTCACTCTGCTGGCGCCGGACGTGGTCCGGGTCTGGTTGCCGCCGGACTCGAACACGCTGCTGTCGATCTCGGATCACTGCCTACGCAGTACCGACCGCGTGAACCTCATCGTCGTCGACAAGCAGCCGCACCTGCAGTACCTCACGCTCGCCGAGGCCAACGAACACTGCGCGGCGGGTGCCTCGGTGTGGCAGTGGGCCGGAACCGAGGAGACGGTGGGCGGCGACGGCCCCGATGTCGTGCTCGCGGCCGCGGGAGACGTCCCCACCCAGGAGCTGCTCGCGGCCGCTCAACTGCTCCGGGACTGGACGCCGGATCTCGTCACCCGCGTGGTCAACGTCGTCGATCTGATGGGGCTGCTCCCGCCCGCCGACCACCCGCACGGGTTCGCGGAGGAGAAGTTCGCCGAACTGTTCACCGAGGACACCGACGTGATCTTCGCCTTCCACGGATACTCACGCGCCGTGCACGAACTGCTCCACGGCCGCCCGGACCCGGGCCGTTTCCACGTTCGCGGGTTCAGCGAACAGGGCACGACGACAACGCCGTTCGACATGGTCGTGCTCAATCGGATGAGCCGCTACCACCTGGTGATCGAGGCGCTGCGCCGCTCCCGTCGGGCCCCGGACGGCGCGGAGGAACTCGCCGCGCACTGCCGCGATCAACTCGAACGGCACCGTACCTACGTCGTCGAACACCTCGAGGACATGCCCGAGGTCCGTGACTGGGTGTGGTCCTGA